In one Corythoichthys intestinalis isolate RoL2023-P3 chromosome 16, ASM3026506v1, whole genome shotgun sequence genomic region, the following are encoded:
- the msrb1a gene encoding methionine-R-sulfoxide reductase B1-A isoform X1, which produces MSFCSFYGREVFKDHFKPGIYACAKCNHPLFSSRSKYEHSSPWPTFTETVREDSVAKRQERPGAFKVSCGQCGNGLGHEFVNDGPAKGLSRFUIFSSSLKFIPKGGCYRCRRLSTRDDEARLASLLRRRGRRTVERAPERRRRRTCKCFLDASTEVRTADEALRGKSPTGRAGVLMGIGLTGRTATEEKITLKS; this is translated from the exons ATGTCGTTCTGTTCCTTCTACGGTCGGGAGGTTTTTAAAGACCACTTCAAACCAG GAATTTACGCATGCGCCAAGTGCAATCACCCGCTGTTCTCCAGCCGCTCCAAGTACGAACACTCGTCTCCCTGGCCGACCTTTACGGAGACCGTCCGTGAAGACAGCGTCGCCAAACGCCAGGAGAGACCCGGAGCCTTCAAG GTGTCCTGCGGCCAGTGCGGAAATGGTCTCGGCCACGAATTTGTCAACGACGGACCGGCTAAAGGCTTGTCTCGTTTTTGAATATTCAGCAGCTCGCTCAAGTTCATCCCTAAAGGTGGATGTTACCGATGTCGTCGTTTGTCGACGAGAGATGACGAAGCGCGCTTGGCTTCTCTTCTTCGCAGGCGAGGTCGACGGACAGTAGAGCGAGCGCCCGAGAGGAGACGCCGCCGGACTTGTAAATGTTTTCTGGATGCTTCTACGGAGGTGCGGACAGCCGATGAAGCGCTCCGGGGGAAAAGCCCGACCGGGAGAGCCGGAGTTCTGATGGGAATTGGCCTCACTGGACGGACAGCAACagaagaaaaaataacattgaaatCATGA
- the msrb1a gene encoding methionine-R-sulfoxide reductase B1-A isoform X2 produces the protein MSFCSFYGREVFKDHFKPGIYACAKCNHPLFSSRSKYEHSSPWPTFTETVREDSVAKRQERPGAFKVSCGQCGNGLGHEFVNDGPAKGLSRFUIFSSSLKFIPKGEVDGQ, from the exons ATGTCGTTCTGTTCCTTCTACGGTCGGGAGGTTTTTAAAGACCACTTCAAACCAG GAATTTACGCATGCGCCAAGTGCAATCACCCGCTGTTCTCCAGCCGCTCCAAGTACGAACACTCGTCTCCCTGGCCGACCTTTACGGAGACCGTCCGTGAAGACAGCGTCGCCAAACGCCAGGAGAGACCCGGAGCCTTCAAG GTGTCCTGCGGCCAGTGCGGAAATGGTCTCGGCCACGAATTTGTCAACGACGGACCGGCTAAAGGCTTGTCTCGTTTTTGAATATTCAGCAGCTCGCTCAAGTTCATCCCTAAAG GCGAGGTCGACGGACAGTAG